A single Candidatus Thalassolituus haligoni DNA region contains:
- the glmS gene encoding glutamine--fructose-6-phosphate transaminase (isomerizing) — translation MCGIVGAVAQRDVVEILLEGLRRLEYRGYDSAGVAIIDATAANPQLTRVRRLGKVQALADAVAENGLPGGLGIAHTRWATHGEPSEANAHPHVSGDIAVVHNGIIENHASLRRELQADGYRFQSQTDTEVIAHLIAREVNTGAALLDAVKNTRKRLDGAYGMVAINRASPDRMVVARSGSPLVIGYGIGEHFIASDQLALLPVTRKFAFLEEGDVAEITRQSVQIFNIDNERVERETRETSVEHDAGDKGEYRHYMLKEIHEQPQAIANTLEGRLHNGQLNLEALGDLSGIDNVQIIACGTSYHAGVTARYWIEALAGISCNVEIASEFRYRKPVVKPNTLLVTISQSGETADTLAALKLAKQLGFRKTLTICNVPGSSLVRESDMALMTRAGAEIGVASTKAFTTQLTALLLLTAGLAQQHPDASGIQQRIATALEQLPGLIQQALEMNDQIEQLAERFADKHNALFLGRGDQYPIAMEGALKLKEISYIHAEAYAAGELKHGPLALIDAEMPIVVVAPHNDLVEKLKSNIEEVRARGGELYVFAGQATEITPADNMIVLSMPTCDDLIAPIVYTLPLQLLSYHVAIIKGTDVDQPRNLAKSVTVE, via the coding sequence ATGTGTGGCATTGTCGGAGCCGTGGCCCAGCGGGATGTTGTCGAAATATTGCTGGAAGGCCTGCGCCGCCTCGAATACCGGGGCTACGATTCCGCCGGAGTCGCCATTATTGATGCCACCGCTGCCAACCCCCAGCTAACCCGAGTACGGCGTCTGGGCAAGGTACAGGCATTAGCCGACGCCGTGGCGGAAAACGGTCTTCCCGGTGGTTTGGGTATTGCCCATACTCGTTGGGCAACCCACGGCGAACCTTCGGAAGCCAACGCCCACCCCCATGTCTCCGGTGATATCGCCGTGGTACACAACGGCATCATTGAAAACCACGCCAGCCTGCGTCGTGAACTGCAGGCCGACGGCTACCGCTTCCAATCCCAGACCGACACCGAAGTGATCGCCCACCTGATTGCCCGCGAAGTAAACACCGGTGCAGCGCTGCTGGATGCCGTGAAAAACACCCGCAAGCGCCTTGACGGTGCTTACGGAATGGTCGCCATCAACCGTGCCAGCCCAGACCGGATGGTCGTTGCCCGCTCCGGCAGCCCGCTGGTGATTGGTTACGGTATCGGCGAACACTTCATCGCCTCCGACCAGCTCGCACTGCTGCCCGTGACCCGCAAATTTGCCTTCCTGGAAGAAGGCGACGTGGCAGAAATTACCCGTCAGAGCGTACAGATATTCAATATCGACAACGAACGGGTTGAGCGAGAAACCCGCGAAACCTCCGTCGAACACGATGCCGGTGACAAAGGCGAATATCGCCACTACATGCTCAAGGAAATCCACGAACAGCCCCAGGCCATCGCCAACACACTGGAAGGTCGCTTGCACAATGGCCAGCTCAACCTCGAAGCGCTGGGCGACCTCAGTGGTATCGACAACGTCCAGATCATCGCCTGCGGCACCAGCTACCATGCTGGCGTCACCGCCCGCTACTGGATCGAAGCACTGGCCGGAATCAGCTGTAACGTCGAAATTGCCTCCGAATTCCGCTATCGCAAACCCGTTGTCAAACCCAACACCCTGCTGGTGACCATCTCCCAGAGTGGCGAAACCGCCGACACCCTGGCGGCCTTGAAACTGGCCAAACAACTGGGCTTTCGCAAAACCCTGACCATCTGCAACGTCCCCGGCTCATCACTGGTACGCGAATCCGACATGGCCCTGATGACCCGCGCCGGGGCAGAAATAGGCGTGGCCTCGACCAAAGCCTTCACCACCCAGCTCACCGCACTGTTACTGCTTACTGCCGGGCTGGCGCAACAACACCCGGATGCCAGCGGCATTCAACAGCGCATTGCCACCGCCCTGGAACAACTGCCAGGGCTGATCCAGCAAGCGCTGGAAATGAACGACCAAATAGAACAACTGGCCGAACGTTTTGCCGACAAACACAACGCCCTGTTCCTTGGCCGTGGCGACCAGTACCCCATTGCCATGGAAGGTGCGCTCAAACTCAAGGAAATCTCCTACATCCACGCCGAAGCCTACGCCGCCGGAGAACTCAAACACGGCCCACTGGCGCTGATCGATGCCGAAATGCCCATCGTCGTCGTGGCACCCCACAACGACCTGGTGGAAAAACTCAAATCCAACATCGAAGAAGTCCGCGCCCGTGGCGGAGAACTCTACGTCTTCGCCGGACAAGCCACCGAAATCACCCCCGCCGACAATATGATCGTACTGTCGATGCCCACCTGCGACGACCTCATCGCCCCGATTGTCTACACCTTGCCGCTGCAATTGCTGAGCTACCACGTCGCTATTATCAAAGGCACCGACGTTGATCAGCCGAGGAATCTGGCCAAAAGCGTGACGGTGGAGTAA